A segment of the Methanosarcinales archaeon genome:
GTCAGGCAGGACATGATTATTATGCATCCCCTGCCCAGGGTATATGAGATCGACAGCTCTGTAGACAATTCACCCCATGCAAAATATTTTGAGCAATCTTTTTATGGTGTCCCTGCCAGGATGGCTCTCCTCACAATTATTCTGGGGGTGGAAATGTGAACACTGAAAAAGAAATGAGAGTGCGCCCCATCCGGGATGGTACTGTCATTGACCATATAATGGGAGGGCAGGCCATGAATGTATTAAAGATATTGGGGATCAAGGGAACATCCAGTGCAGTTGTTTCAGTGGCCATGAACGTACCAAGCAAGACCCAGGAAAGCAAAGATATTGTAAAAATCGAAAACAGGGAGCTTGAACAAAAGGAGGTTGACAAGATCTCTCTTATCTCTCCAAATGCAACTATTAATATCATCCGCAACTATGAAGTGGCAGATAAACACCGTGTGGAGCTTCCGGATATGGTTGAAGGTATGGTAAAATGTGTCAATCCCAACTGTATATCAAATACCAACGAACCTATTATCTCAAAGTTCCAGGTCAAGAAAGACCCTATCAGATTACGATGTTTATATTGCGAACATGTCATTACAGAAAATATAGCTGAACTGTATTAGGTGATCAAATGGCGGAGATTACTCGCGTCCTATTACTTCTAAAGAATATGGTCTATGAGAGTACCAGCCCCCAGGAGACCCTACGATTTGCAAAATATTATCGAAAAAAAGGACTGGATATAGTTGTGGTGTTGTGGGGACCAATGGGGGTGCTCCTGGGAAAAAAGAACAAACGCGGGTCCCCGATTTACGACGATTATGTCAAGGAATGTCTTGAACTGGGTGTCAAATTCAAATGCTGCCGCCTGGCAAGTTCAATGATAGGACTTGAAGAAGATGATTTCATTGAAGGTGTTGAAATAGTGGAATCATTTGAAGTCGCAGAATTATTTCTTGAATATCAGGAAGAAGGGCAGCTTATCATAAGCTTATAAATTCTTCAAATCACCAACAATAAAGGCTTTAACTTAAAAAAATGTGTGGAAACATTAATGATTGATTAAACACATTGATTATTTTGAAAAAACTGTTCTCAAATAGAGAAACATCATAAATGGGAAACTGAATTAAAAGCAAAATAACGGTTGTTAAATTGTATAGCTGTCGACAATATTTAATATAAGAGTTACAATTATTTACTAATATTAACATTTAAGGTGTTCTTATGGAACTTACTCCAATTCAAAAAGAGATTTTAACAGCATTGGTTAATCTTTATCGTAAACACAAAAGAGCTGTTAAAGGTGAAATGATTGCAGATGTTATAAACAGGAATCCAGGGACTGTTCGGAATCAAATGCAATCACTTAAAGCCCTTGGACTGGTTGAAGGTGTTCCTGGTCCCAAAGGTGGATACAAAGCTACCGGTACTACTTATGAAGTTTTGAGTATAGATCAGATTGAGGCCGAAGCTGCCGTTCCAATCTTCAAAAATCAAGAGATTGTTGAAGGTTTGACTGCCGCTGAAATAAGTTTCACCACTGTCAGACATCCTGATACATGTAATGGTATAATACGTATTCTAGGGGACATTAGGGCGTTTGAGTCCGATGATATAGTTCAGGTCGGTCCAACTCCGGTAAATAAACTGATCATCCGTGGCAAAGTAATCGGGCGAGATGATTCATCTAA
Coding sequences within it:
- a CDS encoding DsrE family protein; the protein is MAEITRVLLLLKNMVYESTSPQETLRFAKYYRKKGLDIVVVLWGPMGVLLGKKNKRGSPIYDDYVKECLELGVKFKCCRLASSMIGLEEDDFIEGVEIVESFEVAELFLEYQEEGQLIISL
- a CDS encoding CBS domain-containing protein, producing MELTPIQKEILTALVNLYRKHKRAVKGEMIADVINRNPGTVRNQMQSLKALGLVEGVPGPKGGYKATGTTYEVLSIDQIEAEAAVPIFKNQEIVEGLTAAEISFTTVRHPDTCNGIIRILGDIRAFESDDIVQVGPTPVNKLIIRGKVIGRDDSSNSLLFSIIEMVSLPKRPIKDYVSKKTISIPANGTIQEAARILTRNNIHGAPVEDKGDTIGIVTYTDIGRTLASGKVNLKIKEIMSKDIISVEGNTPLHDVVRVFDQKKISMLLVTDNNKPVGIISKTDVLHEMVIY
- a CDS encoding aspartate carbamoyltransferase regulatory subunit, whose amino-acid sequence is MRVRPIRDGTVIDHIMGGQAMNVLKILGIKGTSSAVVSVAMNVPSKTQESKDIVKIENRELEQKEVDKISLISPNATINIIRNYEVADKHRVELPDMVEGMVKCVNPNCISNTNEPIISKFQVKKDPIRLRCLYCEHVITENIAELY